A DNA window from Moorella thermoacetica contains the following coding sequences:
- a CDS encoding MFS transporter, producing the protein MSQIVTETGKTLKKSTNYRWIVLLLIFVAYTINYADRSNIGVVLPFIKKDFSLSNLEAGALASFFFLGYAISQIPAGFWFSKFSTRGLVSLSILGFSAFTYLIGTALNATVMKWFRLGLGLAEGPTPVGMTTTINSWFPPKEKATATGVYIAATMFAPIIVPPIGIWITLHFGWRYVFYLFAIPGIVMSLIWYLLVKSHPEESPFCSAAEVEYIRSESKVTSKDNIQSNSLGWLDKLIRAKRVKLIDSNGKVFTSWNIWGDTLAYFMMVSVLYGLMTWIPSYLVNTKGYSFMKMGFVASTPWIGGFLGSIIGGWLSDKVFLKRRKPTMIITALTTAIMMVVIISLPQNVFAVSIGLFMTGFLLNIGWPAFTAYPMGVTNANSYPVAIALVNSGGNLGGFFSPMIVGALLDAFKSYNAAFLYFGLCAIIGFILILTLDEPIS; encoded by the coding sequence TTGTCTCAGATAGTTACTGAAACGGGAAAAACACTTAAAAAATCAACTAATTATAGATGGATAGTTTTGCTCCTCATTTTTGTCGCTTATACTATAAACTATGCCGATCGATCAAATATAGGGGTAGTATTACCTTTTATTAAAAAAGATTTCAGTTTGTCCAACTTAGAAGCCGGTGCCTTAGCAAGTTTCTTTTTCCTCGGTTATGCCATTTCGCAAATTCCAGCAGGTTTTTGGTTTAGTAAATTTAGTACGCGTGGGTTAGTATCACTATCAATTCTTGGATTCTCTGCCTTTACCTATTTAATTGGTACCGCCCTCAATGCCACGGTTATGAAATGGTTTCGACTGGGTTTAGGGTTAGCTGAAGGCCCAACTCCTGTAGGGATGACTACAACTATTAACTCTTGGTTTCCTCCCAAAGAAAAAGCAACAGCTACTGGTGTTTATATTGCTGCAACAATGTTTGCGCCGATAATTGTACCCCCTATAGGAATTTGGATTACTTTACATTTCGGATGGCGCTATGTATTTTATTTGTTTGCTATACCAGGTATTGTAATGTCTTTAATTTGGTATCTGTTAGTTAAGAGTCACCCAGAGGAGAGCCCTTTTTGTTCTGCCGCCGAAGTTGAATATATCCGCAGTGAAAGTAAGGTTACTTCAAAAGATAATATACAAAGCAATTCTTTAGGATGGTTGGACAAGTTAATCCGTGCCAAGAGAGTAAAGCTTATAGATTCGAACGGGAAAGTCTTTACTTCATGGAATATTTGGGGTGACACGCTTGCATATTTTATGATGGTAAGTGTCCTTTACGGTCTAATGACCTGGATTCCATCGTATTTGGTTAATACTAAAGGATATTCATTTATGAAAATGGGATTTGTAGCAAGCACACCATGGATCGGTGGTTTTTTGGGCTCAATTATCGGTGGGTGGTTATCGGATAAAGTGTTTCTTAAGCGGCGTAAGCCAACTATGATTATTACTGCCTTAACTACAGCCATCATGATGGTTGTAATAATATCATTACCTCAAAACGTTTTTGCCGTATCTATTGGCTTATTCATGACAGGTTTTTTACTAAATATAGGTTGGCCTGCATTTACAGCCTATCCTATGGGTGTGACTAATGCTAACAGTTATCCCGTAGCCATTGCACTAGTGAATAGTGGAGGCAACCTTGGAGGTTTCTTTTCTCCAATGATCGTAGGAGCTTTACTGGATGCTTTTAAAAGTTATAATGCTGCATTCCTGTATTTCGGGCTATGTGCTATTATAGGCTTCATATTAATTTTGACGTTGGATGAACCTATATCGTAG
- a CDS encoding DeoR/GlpR family DNA-binding transcription regulator, with the protein MIGLLAAQRREEIRNALQQKGWLSVTELAQIVGASPATVRRDLKELERAGVLIRTRGGTCLADRLPEEMTEHVRAQKNSMEKKKIGQVAAKLVENAGSIILDAGTTTLEVARALKPAQPLRVITDSVEIAYELRDRENIVVIVTGGVMRPHAYNLFGGMGEQMLAGMHAQICVMGCSALSLEEGLTKHDIESMPIRRKMVEISRQLIAVVDSSKFGKTGLVSICPVTRISTLITDSGIDPVFRSALESAGVQVIVAE; encoded by the coding sequence GTGATCGGGTTGTTGGCGGCACAGCGGCGAGAGGAGATACGGAACGCCTTACAGCAGAAAGGTTGGCTATCTGTAACCGAACTCGCCCAAATCGTGGGGGCATCCCCCGCTACTGTCCGGCGCGATCTTAAGGAGCTTGAACGGGCAGGAGTATTGATAAGAACACGGGGCGGCACTTGCTTAGCTGACCGGCTGCCAGAAGAGATGACCGAGCACGTGCGGGCCCAAAAAAACTCCATGGAGAAGAAAAAAATCGGCCAGGTAGCGGCCAAGTTGGTGGAGAACGCAGGAAGCATTATTCTTGATGCGGGCACGACCACCTTGGAGGTGGCACGGGCTCTGAAACCTGCACAGCCGCTCCGCGTCATTACCGACAGCGTGGAGATTGCTTATGAACTCCGGGACAGAGAGAACATCGTGGTAATTGTGACCGGCGGTGTCATGCGCCCCCACGCCTACAACCTGTTCGGGGGGATGGGGGAACAAATGTTAGCCGGGATGCACGCCCAAATCTGCGTAATGGGCTGCAGCGCCCTCAGCCTGGAAGAAGGGTTGACCAAACATGACATCGAATCCATGCCCATCCGCCGGAAAATGGTGGAGATCAGCCGCCAATTGATAGCCGTTGTGGACTCTAGCAAATTTGGTAAAACAGGTTTAGTTAGCATCTGCCCCGTGACCCGGATTAGCACGCTGATCACCGACAGCGGAATCGATCCCGTTTTCCGTAGTGCTTTGGAAAGCGCAGGCGTACAAGTGATTGTCGCCGAGTAA
- a CDS encoding metallophosphoesterase family protein: protein MFRVLHLADLHLGYRPDLPAPVREEVYRARNRVLQAAVDLALDPRQGISLVLIAGDLFDNHRPEASLVEETIRQLTRLEAAGIQVITVPGNHDEITYNDAVYRREAGRWPGLLVTDPMPAKVATLKVKGDTCHLMAMAYTGGVTRVDGPLKAFPPAEGEGVNLAVFHGSLDWDGGERSLPLDGEALAAAGYDYIALGHIHRGGQRRLGRGLAVYAGMVAGKGFADPGTGSWTIVTLGDGPARVEQVPARVTPWRLVDLDVTAFQEPEELETAVRDALDPGALMQVRLTGSLAFDLDLEGLQARLGHPCPYLELVNETAGWTPEILESIAAEPTIRGLFVRRLQEKLAGSAGPGEAEVIRRAIFRGLLALKGGSR, encoded by the coding sequence TTGTTCCGCGTCCTGCACCTGGCGGACCTGCACCTGGGGTACCGGCCTGACCTGCCGGCACCGGTCCGGGAGGAGGTCTACCGGGCGCGCAACAGGGTTTTGCAGGCGGCCGTGGACCTGGCCCTGGACCCCCGGCAGGGAATCAGCCTGGTCCTCATCGCCGGGGACCTCTTTGACAACCACCGGCCGGAGGCTTCCCTGGTGGAGGAAACCATCCGCCAGCTAACCCGGCTGGAAGCCGCCGGCATCCAGGTGATAACGGTGCCGGGGAACCATGATGAGATTACATATAACGATGCGGTATACCGCCGGGAAGCCGGCCGCTGGCCGGGCCTCCTGGTGACCGATCCCATGCCGGCTAAAGTGGCTACCCTAAAAGTCAAGGGCGACACCTGTCACCTAATGGCCATGGCCTACACCGGCGGTGTGACCAGGGTTGACGGCCCGTTAAAGGCCTTCCCTCCGGCCGAGGGGGAAGGGGTGAACCTGGCGGTTTTCCACGGCTCCCTGGACTGGGACGGCGGGGAAAGGAGCTTGCCCCTGGATGGGGAAGCCCTGGCAGCCGCCGGGTATGACTACATAGCCCTGGGCCACATCCACCGCGGGGGACAAAGGAGGTTGGGCCGGGGACTGGCCGTCTACGCCGGCATGGTGGCCGGCAAGGGCTTCGCCGATCCCGGGACCGGCTCTTGGACCATAGTCACCCTGGGGGACGGCCCGGCCCGGGTGGAGCAGGTACCGGCCCGGGTAACGCCCTGGCGGCTCGTTGACCTGGACGTTACGGCTTTCCAGGAACCGGAGGAACTGGAGACGGCCGTCAGGGACGCCCTTGACCCCGGTGCCCTGATGCAGGTGCGCCTGACGGGCAGCCTCGCCTTTGATCTGGACCTTGAGGGCCTCCAGGCCCGCCTGGGTCACCCCTGCCCATACCTGGAACTGGTGAACGAAACGGCAGGATGGACGCCGGAAATCCTGGAGAGTATCGCCGCTGAACCAACCATCAGGGGCCTTTTTGTCCGCCGCCTGCAAGAAAAGCTTGCCGGCTCTGCGGGACCCGGGGAAGCAGAGGTGATCCGCCGGGCGATTTTTCGCGGCCTCCTGGCCCTGAAGGGGGGTAGCAGGTAA
- a CDS encoding AAA family ATPase, whose translation MPAVTWQRLRLAGFGCYREGVTVVFQEGLNVLVAPNEKGKSTLVAGLEAVLFGLPNSGNPEAFGSARFANREEPDRFEGELEFLVDGRAYAVRRQFNNNRVTIRTRGAHGWEEVWRGSHNPAAHKHNPVYNEHLASLLGMTSRELFEATFCLGQPLPEGRALSSEVQKLLSGSGGHYQEALKMLADDLRALTRYCGDRGVGNNGRKDARLEELQAEIDSLRAQQQATGSTIEELAAVRSRLQELTAEIKAVRVQLKKQQDLLAAWDGWRALQLRYKSALREQQQAGAVQERARELEEKICRHKELAARSYPEWAGAPAGSAGKLDRLAELEQEIARLKGEAANWEAQLRDLNAEQEALTARLQGELAAVADHPDILRDLEDLQSLLKEREELEGQVRELAARAAETAAELAALPDFSLLGNSPATVLEGLQVAARQLLEEWGRFQEQQNRYKELEAELAGDLSCFAGLLPEKETLLANYAATRLALEREEQAARDACRRLEEQKAAYRRREEEFRREFGDLEDLGGEAIQAATDKPRILEELQAREAARKAALAACRRRRLATALGLAGAGLVGGLVTGLATGNWLLALATALVLAGLGYAAGSYLGRPGRDILDLTAAITTLQGRLAQLDAILGPWAGATAAELGELRQRLRERDRVREELATLAASLPGTAEEEAARQALEAATRVRSDFHTATAAISARFSDVTAAYRRYLTTREEKRRLAAEMESFTIKAVGTPPPAALTVPLAGLGAPWPGLASLARLAGQAPATVGELLTWLKELDHAAWEDFLARARRWEELTYLSRQVQEKREQLLKPDKEGRTALERLAKKIAALERHVAPFTAAIDPGAVAPLLEEAGRIKERLGELAGRRQAAGSRVKDLWEQIQELEPEAAGLREDLAAILAPGGGGAGKALERRQAYEQLAQEWQGWQEQLAGLLGEGDLEDLATAYLDAANRTVAVLQEWQDLVREHPGLPEPGGETKGEELEEQYRALRAGIIETEGRLRGLEEEERQLLRRQSQLEGSQIANMAIVAETLAAREKELERLELEAGALALAYRELAAAARDYSQNYRRELARTASRYFNLFTGHRERQVDITEDFQVEVREAGVVMALAQLSRGAQDQLYLSLRLAIGDLLSANLTLPFIFDDCFVNCDAARRERIRESLAALALERQLILLSHDPDFAAWGMPVKIEK comes from the coding sequence ATGCCAGCGGTAACCTGGCAGCGTCTGAGGCTGGCCGGTTTCGGCTGCTACCGGGAGGGGGTGACCGTTGTTTTCCAGGAAGGCCTCAACGTCCTCGTGGCCCCCAATGAAAAGGGCAAGTCAACCCTGGTTGCCGGCCTGGAAGCCGTCCTTTTCGGCCTCCCCAATAGCGGCAACCCGGAGGCCTTTGGCAGCGCCCGTTTTGCCAACCGGGAAGAGCCGGACCGGTTTGAAGGCGAGTTGGAATTCCTGGTGGACGGCCGGGCCTATGCAGTGAGGCGTCAATTTAATAATAACCGGGTGACCATTAGGACCAGGGGGGCTCATGGCTGGGAAGAGGTCTGGCGGGGGAGCCACAACCCGGCAGCCCACAAGCACAACCCGGTCTATAACGAGCACCTGGCTTCCCTACTGGGAATGACCTCCCGGGAACTCTTTGAAGCCACCTTCTGCCTGGGCCAGCCCCTGCCGGAAGGAAGGGCTTTAAGCAGTGAGGTGCAAAAGCTCCTTTCCGGCAGCGGCGGCCACTACCAGGAAGCCCTGAAAATGCTGGCTGACGACCTGAGGGCCCTGACCCGTTATTGCGGTGACCGGGGCGTGGGCAACAACGGGCGCAAGGATGCCCGGCTGGAGGAATTGCAGGCGGAGATTGACTCTTTACGGGCGCAGCAGCAGGCTACCGGCAGTACCATTGAAGAACTGGCTGCCGTGCGTTCCCGGCTCCAGGAACTGACGGCAGAGATTAAAGCAGTCCGGGTGCAACTAAAAAAACAACAGGACCTTCTGGCAGCCTGGGACGGATGGCGCGCCCTGCAATTGAGGTACAAAAGCGCCCTGCGCGAACAGCAGCAGGCCGGGGCGGTCCAGGAAAGAGCCCGGGAACTGGAGGAGAAGATCTGCCGGCACAAGGAGCTGGCGGCCCGGTCGTATCCCGAGTGGGCCGGCGCCCCGGCAGGTAGCGCCGGCAAACTCGACCGCCTAGCGGAGCTGGAGCAGGAAATAGCCCGCTTAAAGGGCGAGGCGGCGAACTGGGAGGCGCAGCTCCGGGATTTAAACGCGGAGCAGGAGGCATTAACAGCCAGGCTGCAGGGAGAACTGGCGGCGGTGGCTGATCACCCGGACATCCTGCGGGACCTGGAGGACCTGCAGAGCCTCCTCAAGGAGCGGGAGGAACTGGAAGGGCAGGTGCGTGAACTGGCGGCCCGGGCGGCAGAAACGGCTGCTGAGCTGGCCGCCCTGCCTGATTTCAGCTTGCTGGGAAACAGCCCGGCCACGGTCCTGGAGGGCTTGCAGGTGGCCGCGCGTCAGCTCCTGGAGGAATGGGGCCGCTTCCAGGAGCAGCAAAACCGCTATAAGGAACTGGAAGCGGAACTGGCGGGGGATCTGAGCTGTTTTGCCGGGCTGCTGCCGGAAAAGGAAACCCTGCTGGCCAACTACGCCGCCACCAGGCTCGCCCTGGAAAGGGAAGAGCAGGCGGCCCGGGACGCCTGCCGGCGCCTGGAGGAACAAAAGGCCGCCTACCGGCGCCGCGAGGAAGAGTTCCGGCGAGAATTCGGCGACCTGGAAGACCTGGGGGGGGAAGCCATCCAGGCAGCGACAGATAAACCCCGGATCCTGGAGGAATTACAGGCCAGGGAAGCAGCCAGGAAGGCGGCCCTGGCAGCCTGCAGGCGCAGGAGGCTGGCCACAGCCCTGGGCCTGGCGGGCGCCGGCCTGGTGGGGGGGCTGGTAACCGGCCTGGCCACCGGCAATTGGCTTCTCGCCCTAGCAACTGCCCTGGTCCTGGCCGGCCTGGGCTATGCTGCCGGATCTTACCTGGGCCGACCCGGTAGGGACATCCTGGACCTGACCGCGGCGATTACCACCCTGCAGGGGCGCCTGGCGCAGCTGGATGCTATCTTAGGCCCCTGGGCGGGGGCCACGGCGGCTGAACTGGGGGAGCTCCGCCAGCGCCTGCGGGAGCGGGATAGGGTCCGGGAGGAACTGGCAACCCTGGCCGCTTCTTTGCCCGGCACGGCTGAAGAAGAGGCGGCCCGGCAGGCTCTGGAGGCAGCAACCAGGGTTAGAAGCGATTTCCATACCGCTACCGCCGCCATCAGCGCCCGCTTTAGCGATGTGACGGCAGCCTACCGCCGTTACCTGACTACCAGGGAAGAAAAGCGGCGCCTGGCAGCTGAGATGGAATCATTTACCATAAAGGCTGTGGGAACACCGCCGCCGGCGGCTTTAACAGTACCCCTTGCCGGCCTGGGAGCCCCATGGCCGGGTCTTGCCTCCCTGGCGCGGCTGGCGGGGCAGGCTCCGGCCACGGTGGGCGAGCTTTTAACCTGGTTAAAGGAACTGGATCATGCCGCCTGGGAAGATTTCCTGGCCCGGGCGCGGCGGTGGGAAGAGTTGACGTATCTTAGCCGGCAGGTGCAAGAAAAGAGGGAGCAGCTCCTTAAACCGGATAAAGAGGGGCGGACGGCCCTGGAACGCCTGGCGAAGAAGATTGCCGCCCTGGAAAGACACGTGGCCCCCTTTACCGCGGCGATCGATCCCGGAGCCGTTGCCCCCCTCCTAGAGGAGGCGGGCAGGATAAAGGAACGCCTGGGCGAGCTGGCCGGCCGGCGGCAGGCCGCCGGGAGCCGGGTAAAGGATTTATGGGAGCAAATCCAGGAGCTGGAACCTGAGGCGGCCGGCTTGCGGGAAGATCTGGCCGCCATCCTGGCACCGGGCGGGGGAGGGGCCGGTAAAGCCCTGGAGCGCCGGCAGGCCTATGAACAATTGGCCCAGGAGTGGCAGGGCTGGCAGGAACAGCTGGCCGGCCTCCTGGGTGAAGGCGACCTGGAAGACCTGGCCACAGCTTATCTGGATGCTGCCAACCGGACCGTGGCCGTTCTGCAGGAATGGCAGGACCTGGTCCGGGAGCATCCGGGCCTGCCCGAACCCGGAGGGGAAACAAAAGGGGAGGAATTGGAAGAACAGTACAGGGCCCTCCGGGCAGGGATAATAGAAACGGAAGGCCGGTTACGGGGGCTGGAGGAAGAAGAACGTCAGCTCCTGCGCCGCCAGTCCCAATTGGAAGGCAGCCAAATCGCCAACATGGCCATTGTTGCCGAGACCCTGGCGGCCAGGGAAAAGGAGCTGGAGCGCCTGGAGCTGGAGGCCGGGGCCCTGGCCCTGGCCTACCGGGAACTGGCGGCCGCGGCCCGGGACTACAGCCAGAACTACCGGCGGGAGCTGGCCCGGACCGCCAGCCGCTATTTCAACCTCTTTACCGGCCACCGGGAACGACAAGTTGATATAACTGAAGATTTCCAGGTAGAGGTACGGGAAGCCGGGGTGGTTATGGCCCTGGCCCAGCTCAGCCGCGGCGCCCAGGATCAGCTCTACCTCTCCTTACGCCTGGCTATCGGTGACCTCCTGAGCGCCAACCTGACCCTGCCTTTTATCTTCGACGACTGCTTTGTCAACTGCGATGCCGCCCGCCGGGAGCGCATCCGGGAAAGCCTTGCGGCCCTGGCCCTCGAGCGGCAGTTGATTCTTTTATCCCATGACCCGGATTTTGCCGCCTGGGGGATGCCGGTGAAGATCGAAAAGTAA
- the addB gene encoding helicase-exonuclease AddAB subunit AddB: MALRLVLGRAGSGKTRLCLEEIKAILAEGPAGPALIILTPEQATLQMELDLHRAAGVPGFSRVQVLSFRRLGWRVFQEAGGAARPHLGEMGKAMALRAVVSAHRDDLGLFAPLAGSPGFIEQLAHTIAELKLYRVTPADLDRILERYRETGREQTILARKLRDLALVYRELETYLAGRYLDPDDYLTLLAGRLPEAAFIRGARVWVDGFNGFTPQEEAVLQALMAVAEQVTVTLCLDPTLRHRRLGETELFHPTGETYHRLRQLALAAGVRVEDDVCLAGTPPRFREAPALAHLEAHFGRWPLRPFRGDAAGIRLVAAANRRVEVEAAAREILRLAREENLSWRQMAVLVRDLEPYHDLIVNTFRDFNIPLFIDRRRPVGHHPLVELVRAALEAVLEDWAYDPVFRYLKSDLVPVPREEIDLLENYVLAHGIRGRRWRDSRPWQYGNSRDLETPSPPGSAAGETINAIRERASCHLRRFDGALRGRQLTGREITAALFDLLQELGVPERLAAWSRQAAAAGDLDAAQEHEQIWEGLMDLLEELVLALGDTSLELEEYAAILDTGLESLKLRLIPPALDQVVAGTLDRSRQPELQAAFVLGVGEGVLPARLPEDATFSDREREELRAAGLELAPTGTLRLFHEEFLAYLALTRSRRYLWLSYPLADAEGKALSPSPLVRRLRQLLPGLREETAGTELPGGDDDLVYLTTPRQAAGHLARLLGRGRPLPPLWQEVYRWLHQDARGQKMLGLLEGGGYRNQVDPLEPELARGLYPRPLRLSISQLETFAGCPFRYFLSYGLGLQERRLYQVDPAGMGQFYHAALKLFVEELGRRGLDWGRLSDNEAAAIISQVVDSLAPALQHEILSSNARYGYLRKKLEQTLQRVMEVLNEHARRGEFRPLAVETSFGCRGKLPPLQLDAGPGRRVFLEGRVDRIDVARRQGRPYLRVIDYKSSPTTLDLTAVYYGLALQLPLYLRAALDAAPELLGEAAEPAGMLYFAVRNPLIRQRGPVGKEAAARLRRQELKMRGLLLDDVEVIKLMDREIAASPDLLPLRLNKDGSLRKGAPVAGREEMALLLDLALARAAELAGAILSGRVEISPYRRGQETACDFCPYRPVCAFDPQIPGSGYRRLGNLPGDFWQLAAAFLGSQMKG, encoded by the coding sequence TTGGCTTTACGTCTGGTCCTGGGCCGCGCCGGGTCGGGCAAAACGCGCCTCTGCCTTGAGGAGATAAAGGCGATCCTGGCGGAGGGGCCGGCAGGCCCGGCCCTCATTATCCTCACCCCGGAGCAGGCCACCCTGCAGATGGAACTGGACCTGCACCGGGCGGCTGGTGTTCCCGGCTTCAGCCGGGTCCAGGTGTTGAGCTTTCGCCGCCTGGGCTGGCGAGTCTTCCAGGAAGCCGGCGGCGCGGCCCGGCCCCACCTGGGCGAGATGGGCAAGGCTATGGCCCTGCGGGCGGTAGTGAGCGCCCACCGGGACGACCTTGGCCTTTTCGCTCCCCTGGCCGGGAGCCCGGGCTTTATCGAGCAACTGGCCCACACCATCGCCGAGTTGAAGCTCTACCGGGTAACGCCGGCGGACCTGGACAGAATCCTGGAGAGGTACCGGGAGACAGGCCGCGAGCAAACCATCCTGGCCCGCAAGCTCCGGGACCTGGCCCTGGTCTACCGGGAGCTGGAGACTTACCTGGCGGGGCGCTACCTGGACCCCGACGACTATCTCACCCTCCTGGCCGGTCGGCTGCCGGAAGCAGCCTTTATCCGGGGAGCACGGGTTTGGGTCGACGGCTTTAATGGTTTTACTCCCCAGGAGGAGGCCGTTCTCCAGGCCCTGATGGCCGTCGCGGAGCAGGTAACCGTCACCCTGTGCCTGGACCCGACCTTGAGGCACCGGCGGCTGGGGGAGACGGAGCTCTTTCACCCCACCGGCGAGACCTATCACCGCCTGCGGCAGCTGGCCCTGGCAGCCGGGGTCCGGGTGGAAGACGACGTCTGCCTGGCGGGAACCCCGCCCCGTTTCCGGGAGGCGCCGGCCCTGGCCCACCTGGAAGCCCATTTCGGCCGCTGGCCCCTGCGGCCATTCCGGGGCGATGCGGCAGGCATCAGGCTCGTGGCCGCTGCCAACCGCCGGGTGGAGGTTGAGGCGGCAGCCAGGGAGATCCTGCGCCTGGCCAGGGAGGAGAACCTATCCTGGCGGCAGATGGCCGTCCTGGTACGGGACCTGGAGCCCTATCACGACCTTATCGTCAACACCTTTCGCGATTTTAACATCCCCTTGTTCATCGACCGCCGCCGGCCGGTGGGCCACCACCCATTGGTGGAACTGGTCCGGGCCGCCCTGGAGGCCGTCCTGGAGGACTGGGCCTATGATCCCGTGTTTCGTTATCTCAAGAGCGACCTGGTGCCCGTTCCCCGCGAGGAGATCGACCTCCTGGAGAACTACGTCCTGGCCCACGGCATCCGCGGCCGCCGGTGGCGCGATAGCCGGCCCTGGCAGTATGGAAATTCCCGGGATCTGGAAACCCCTTCGCCGCCGGGCAGTGCCGCCGGCGAAACCATTAACGCTATCCGGGAGCGGGCCAGCTGCCACCTGCGGCGCTTCGACGGGGCCCTCCGGGGCCGGCAACTGACGGGACGGGAGATAACCGCAGCCCTCTTTGACCTCCTGCAGGAGCTGGGGGTGCCGGAACGGCTGGCTGCCTGGAGCCGGCAGGCGGCCGCTGCCGGGGATCTGGACGCCGCCCAGGAACACGAGCAGATCTGGGAAGGCCTCATGGACCTCCTGGAGGAACTGGTGTTAGCCCTGGGCGATACTTCCCTGGAGCTGGAGGAGTATGCCGCCATCCTGGATACCGGCCTGGAGAGCCTGAAGCTCCGCCTCATCCCCCCGGCCCTGGATCAGGTAGTCGCCGGTACCCTGGACCGCTCCCGCCAGCCGGAACTCCAGGCGGCCTTTGTTCTGGGGGTCGGTGAAGGGGTCCTGCCGGCCCGGCTGCCCGAGGACGCCACCTTCAGCGACCGGGAAAGGGAGGAACTGCGGGCGGCCGGCCTGGAGCTGGCCCCTACGGGAACCCTGCGTCTCTTCCACGAGGAATTCCTGGCCTACCTGGCCCTGACCCGCTCCCGCCGCTACCTGTGGCTGAGTTACCCCCTGGCCGACGCCGAGGGCAAAGCCCTCTCTCCCTCGCCCCTGGTGCGCCGCTTGCGACAACTGCTGCCGGGCCTTAGGGAAGAGACCGCCGGCACGGAGCTCCCCGGGGGCGACGACGACCTGGTTTACCTGACCACGCCACGCCAGGCGGCCGGCCACCTTGCGCGCCTCCTGGGCCGGGGTCGGCCCCTGCCACCCCTGTGGCAGGAGGTTTACCGCTGGTTGCACCAGGACGCCAGGGGACAAAAAATGCTGGGCCTCCTGGAGGGAGGGGGGTATCGCAACCAGGTGGACCCCCTGGAACCGGAGTTGGCCCGGGGCCTCTACCCCCGGCCCCTGCGGCTCAGCATCTCCCAGCTGGAGACCTTTGCCGGCTGCCCCTTCCGCTATTTTTTAAGCTACGGCCTGGGGTTACAGGAACGCCGCCTCTACCAGGTGGACCCTGCCGGGATGGGCCAGTTCTATCACGCCGCCCTGAAGCTATTTGTCGAAGAGCTGGGCCGCCGGGGCCTTGACTGGGGCCGGCTCAGCGACAACGAAGCAGCGGCCATCATCAGCCAGGTCGTTGACAGCCTGGCACCTGCACTGCAGCATGAGATCTTGAGCAGCAACGCTCGCTACGGCTACCTGCGGAAAAAGCTCGAGCAGACCCTGCAGCGGGTAATGGAGGTCCTCAACGAGCATGCCCGGCGGGGCGAGTTTCGTCCCCTGGCTGTGGAAACGAGTTTTGGCTGCCGGGGGAAGCTGCCGCCCCTGCAACTGGACGCCGGACCCGGCCGAAGAGTTTTCCTGGAGGGGCGGGTGGACCGGATCGACGTGGCCCGGCGCCAGGGGCGCCCCTACCTGCGGGTGATCGACTACAAGAGCAGCCCCACCACCCTGGACCTCACAGCCGTCTATTACGGGCTGGCCCTGCAGTTGCCCCTCTACCTGCGGGCGGCCCTGGACGCGGCCCCGGAGTTGCTGGGGGAGGCGGCCGAGCCGGCCGGCATGCTTTACTTTGCCGTCAGGAACCCCCTGATCCGGCAAAGGGGCCCGGTTGGAAAGGAGGCCGCCGCCAGGCTCCGCCGCCAGGAATTGAAGATGCGCGGCCTGCTCCTGGACGATGTGGAAGTGATCAAGCTTATGGACCGGGAGATAGCAGCCAGCCCGGACCTGCTGCCGCTCCGCCTGAATAAAGACGGCAGCCTGCGCAAGGGCGCGCCGGTGGCCGGCCGGGAGGAGATGGCGCTCCTTTTGGACCTGGCCCTGGCCAGGGCGGCTGAACTGGCCGGCGCCATCCTCTCCGGCCGGGTGGAGATCAGCCCCTACCGCCGGGGCCAGGAAACAGCCTGCGATTTTTGCCCCTACCGGCCGGTATGCGCCTTTGACCCCCAGATCCCGGGCAGCGGTTACCGCCGCCTGGGAAACCTGCCGGGGGATTTCTGGCAACTGGCCGCCGCTTTTCTGGGGAGCCAGATGAAAGGGTGA